In the Bos mutus isolate GX-2022 chromosome 15, NWIPB_WYAK_1.1, whole genome shotgun sequence genome, GGAATGCCAGCTGCCAGACCTTCCCAGCATCTCGGTTCTCCGAGTTTGCCCCTGACAGAGTGCCCCTGGCCTGGTGCCGCCGTCTGATGCTCCCTGAAGCAGCCTTAGGTTTACATTTGTTCCCAACTGGAGTAATCATTCAAACACAGGCAGGGCCTCATTGCCCCTTTATGAATAAATGGGCAGGTTTCTGCGTCTGTGTTGAAATAGGGGTATCTTGTTTTATCTTGCTTCCTTCTGTAAATTTGAAAGTTTTTAAGTGGGATTCCTCTGACGTGTCCTCTCTGCTGGGATCAGACCCAGGGCTGGCAGAGGGTGAGAGGCCCTCAGGTAGGTCGGTCAGAAGATGGTGAAGACCGCAGCCGCTGACACGGGGGGACTCTCTCCCTCAGGCGTCCTGCTGGCTCAGATACGGAAGAACCTGACGCTGATGGCAACCACCTCCCAGCTCCCTAAGCTGCTGGTCTACTCTGCGGTGAGCTCCCACGGCCCTCAGGGGGCTCAGGGCACGCGGAAGCTGGGTTCCTCCTCTCTTCAGTATCTGGGGTTGGCGGGGGGAGCGGTGCTGATGGGAAGCCCTTCCTCTTATAGCACGACACCACACTGGTGGCTCTGCAGATGGCGTTGGGCGTCTACAACGGCGAGCAGGCCCCCTATGCATCCTGCCACATGTTTGAGTTGTACCAGGAGGACAGTGGGTGAGTGGAGCGCGCAGTCTGCCCTCGGGAGGGGCGCCCAAGTGGAGGGCGGGGCTGTGGGCAGCCTGAGGGGACGCTGTTAGCCTGGGGAGCCACTGCCCTCGTGCTTCCCACCCACCCGCAGGAATTTCTCGGTGGAGATGTACTTCCGGAATGAGAGTCACAGGGCCCCGTGGCCCCTGACCCTGCCCGGCTGCTCTCACCGCTGCCCGCTGCAGGACTTCCTCCACCTCACAGAGCCGGTCGTGCCCAAGGATTGGCTGCAGGAGTGCCAGCTGGCAGGTGGACCCGCAGACACAGGTGAGTTGCCGTCTGCCTCTGTGCTGGCCGAGGCCCAGAACGGCTCCTGGTTCCTACCCAGAGGTCTCCAGAGCACTTCCAATCCTGGTGCAGGTTCCCAGACAGTCTCCTTCCCACCCTGAGACGCACTCCTCACCCTCAGGCGATGCCCTTCTTACAGCGTGAGGAAAGCCTTGCAGCTGGGAGGGAGAGGACCATCTCATCCTTCCCCCACCTGGTGTCCTGGCCCTCTCCTTGGCGTGAGCCCCCGCTGGGGGCCCGCGTTTCCACTTACACCCCGGGTTCGTTTCCTCTGACCTCCACGTGGGCCCCAGTGCTCGCGTGTCGCCGCTCTGCCAGATCAGTCCCGTTGCAGAGCCTAACAGAGACTCCTTTGGCCCACCTCCTTCTCCGGCTGCCACTCCCGTTCTCCCCCTTTCGGATGGGATCCTTCAAAGAGTTGCCTAGACTCTGCTGTCACCTCCTTGCCACTCATTCTCAGACTCACACTGGACAGTCTTCCGTCACCTGCCACTCCACAGAAGTCACTGTTGTTGAGGACCAGTGACCTCCTCTAGCCCCAAAGCCAGCTAACCAGTTCTTCAGTCAGCTCCTCTCACCTGTCAGCGGCGTTATGGAGTCGGTCACTCCTTCTTTGACCACTTTCTTACTTTCTCtggtttccttcctcctccccgcAGGCAGCTTTCTTTACTGGCTTCTCCTCTCCACTAACCAGCAGATGGCCCCGGGCTCATCAGCCTGGCTCTTTCCCCACTGATGCCCTCTACTCAAGTGAGCTTACCCAGCCCTATGGCCTCATGTTGCCATTTCCATGCTAAGTTCTTTTTATGCCTCGTGACCTCTTTCTCTCTGAGCCGCAGGTTTGCACATCCAGCTGTGGACTCGAGGTCTCTATGTGGATGTCAGCTAAGCCGTCTCACAGTGGAGGTCTAAGCCCACATGCTCTCCCTGAAGGCTTCCCCGCCTTAGTTAGTGCAGCCTCAGCCACGCAGGTGCACAGCATGTCCCGAGGTGCCATTCCGAGTGCCCTCTCCTCAGACCCCCACCTCCAACCACCAGCATATCCTGCCAGTCCAGTCTTTAAAATCCGTGCTCTGGCTCCCTAGCTCAGTCTACCATCATCTCTTGCCAGAAGTACTGAAAAGCTTCCCAACGTTCTTTCTGATTTTGTTCTTGGCCCTACCAGTCTGTCAGCACAGcagagttaaatttttaaaaacatgaatcgGTTCACATCACTACCCTTCTCAGAACTGTCCAAGGGCTTCCCGTCATCTGGAATAAAACCCACATTCTCTACTGTGGCCTTCAGGCCCTGCTCGGTCTGCTCCGGTGATACTGACTCTCTTTCCTAGACCATGTCGAGCTAAGTCCCTCTTGCATTTGCTtctacctccccccacccccgcccactgGCCTGAGGACACTCTTCTCTCAGATCTTCTGTGTGTCTGACTGACTCCAAGGCTCAGGTCAGTGTGTTGCTTTCTTGGTGACACCTTGCCTGTGACCTGCCTGGCTTTGGTTCTCTCGACGGCATCTGCCGCTAACCTGTCCTTTCTGTCATTTGCCTGTCATGGCATCTCCTCTCCTAGAAGGGAAAAGCCACACAGGACACTGTGTCTTGGCCGCCTGTGGTCTCCCCGTTGTAGGAATGGCACCTGGCATGTGGCAGGCGCCCAAACATTTGCTGAACGAACACTGACATgacctttctctcctcccctggcGCTGTGCTCAGAGGTGATTGTGGCCTTGGCCGTCTGCGGctccatcctcttcctcctcataGTGCTGCTCCTCACCGTCCTCTTCCGGGTGCAGGCCCAGCCTCCTGGCTACCGCCACGTCCCAGATGGGGAGGACCACGCCTGACAACCACTCagcccccttccctctgcctcctaGGGGAGGTGGGCTGGGCCCTTGCTCCTGACTGTTGCTGCTCCCCAGCCCATggacaggagaccctgggttgggcCTCCCTCTGATCACTGCACCTAGATGAACAAGTGAGGCTCAGCTTGGCCCGAGGCACCTGTCACCCGGCATCCACATGCCCGACGTTAACCAAGTACTGTGTCGGACACTGGCTTCCTCCAAACAGGATTTGCCTCCTCCGTGCTCCCTTCTAAGGACGTGAAATGTAGACAAGTGCTCCGGTTTCACTCAGGACCTCGGAGAAAAAGACTGAAGGAGACGGGGCTTGATCTGCTTTGCCTCTCCATCAAACCCTGCTCTCTCTTCCAACCCAGAGTCTTTGGCAGATGGCCCCAAGGACACGGTCTTGCCTCTCACCTCTCAGTGCTTATTTTAGCGGGAAGAACGGCCCAACACTGGGGGCACAAACACTGCCCGCCAGGGAGCCAGGTCACCCAGGAGCCAGCCAGTGGTTTGTCCAGCTGACGCCACCGTTAACTCCAGTGAGACATGATGCTTTCAGCATCTTTGTCACCCCTCTCCTTGAGCCGGTTGGAAGGAGGTTTGTGCTTGGGAGGGAGTCGGGGATGGCGGAGAGGGGACGGTGAGTTGTGGTACAGAATCCTGAAACCACTGTCCCCACCCTTAGTGGGGCTGGGATCCCTAGGTTGTGAGCTGAACAGCTCTAGACTGGCCCAGAATAGGACTGAGACAGCTTCCAGAGAATGAAGGTTTGGGACTCCCAGTGCTGGTTCTATGCCTTTTCTTCATTCTGGGGAGCTGAGAAGCCCTTTGACCAGATCGGAGCTGGAAGATCCACTTAGAAGCTCAGCTGGGTATGTTTTATTGGCCATGTGAATAGCGAGCACAGATCAAAAACCACTACCTGAGCACTGAGTgtcagagaggagaaaggagagaagctCGGCTCCAGGCCACGTACAGCAGAGGCCCTTGGCACAGCAAGTCTGCCAACTCTGGAGTTCCTGGAGCTCAGCCCACGCGTGTCCAGTCCCCATGTCACGGTCCCAGTGCCCCAGCTCCAACGCTGGGACTCCGATACCTCGGCCCTTTAACACGAAGCCGCCTCTTGTCAAAGAACTTGTTCTCGTGGGGCTCCAAGCCCCTGCTTCGCCCCCGCTTCATTAACGTCTCTCATTTCTGAGTCCCAGCATCCTCCGGGCTCCAAACGAGAATGTGATAACCTAGGAGGAGTGAGACCAGAGGCACCTTCCATCATCAGCCTCTGAGAACTTGGAGCTGGCGTGGGGAACCTAGCACTTGGTCAGGAGACACCAGGAATCCGGGCAGCAGCCAGGCATTGCTGTGGCCAAGACTCAGCGAGAAGGACGGCCCTCGGTCCAAAGAGACCATGGGCTCCTGGTTGCCATCTTCACTGACTATATCCTGGGGGTGGCTGGAGCAATGCTAAGCTGGGGTGAGCCTGCACTGAACCTTGGGGAGTAGGCTGGGCTTGACCGGCCTCATGTACACTCACCCATCACGGAGGCCAGCGTGTCCCCCATGGGATTGAATTCATTGAGCTGCAGAGACAAGGGGATGAGCATGAGGAGGGAGTGGAGGTAGCAGAAGAAGGGCATGTGAGGAGTAATTGGTCATTTTTGATCCATGAGGTTGAatccctgcctcctcccattTATTATTTGAGGGCCCAGGCCTCACCGACATGATACCAGAAGATTCTGGGTCATACAGCTGATACATGATCTTTCCTGAGCTTCCATCAAACACATCGATCGTCCTTAATTCATGGGGGGAACAACTTTTGAAATTAGGATCTGGGTATCGGCCCACGACAATGAGGTTGTACCGAGGATGCCAGCTTGCCTAGGAGATGGAGAGGCAGGTCACAGGAGTAAATGCAGAACAGCATTGAGAGGGACAGCAGAAGTACCTTTGCCACTGACAACAATGGTTAATACAACTGCCAGCAATTTAACAACGGAGGTAAGACCTACATGAAACAAGAATGGTTTTGAAGTGCATGTGCATCTACCATCGAAAATGTAAAATCCCCAGCTGACCTTCCTGTGATCCTCAGGACACATGCAGGCCTTCTCTCTGCATTTTCTGACACTGCACCAGCTGATAAGTATTTTAACATCAGCGCGACCCGAGCGAAAGCGATGGtatagttgctcagccatgtccgactctttgtgacccgtggactgtagcccgccaggctcctctgtccgtgggattctccaggcaggaacactggagtgggttgccattcccttctccagggggtcttcccgacccagggatctgcATTGCAAATTAGACCTCGGTTCTGAGCTCATCCCACAGCTCTCCCTCCAACATCAGGGAGttgagtagaaaatggcaagtgGCTGAAACGGGGGAGGACCTCTCTGTTCCCAGATCACCCCACTCAAAACAAACTGAGCAGCTACTGGGATGACAGAACTGGATGGGATTTTCCCAAGAAAGCTTTTTCAAGGAAGTTCTGAAGGGGACAAGACACGGTTAGCAGGAAGAAAGAGGTGCTACAGGCAATGGCTTGGAAATAAGTCACAGGTCACACCTGGGATGCTGTTAGTTGGTCTGGCTGATTGATACCAAGAGGGAGATAAGGAAGAAAGGGTCAACGGGAACACCAACCGCTGAAGGGCCGACATTACAGACAGCTTGGATTAGATGTGAGGTATGTTATGCTacgctaagttgctcagtcgtatccaactctttgtgaccctatgtgaccctgtagcccaccaggctcctctgtccatgggattctccaggcaagaatactggagtgggctgccatttcctactctagggttGAGGTACGACGTGGGGGCCATTCTCATACCAAATCATTATTTCCTGAGTACTTCCTAGGCGCCAAGCATGTTGCTACATGCTTTAAGTACTTGGGTTCAACCTCACAACCACCACCTGTCAGTCAGATACTATTATTCCctctttatagatgaggacattGGGATCCCTACTGCGAGTGATTTGCTGAAGGAGTCTAACCTGGGGGGCGGGGGAATGGGCTCTGCCCGCCTGAACTGTGCTCTCCTGACCATACAAGTGCAGGCCTGAGCTCCGGAAGCCCGAAGAGGGACTGTGGTTCTAGAAGAGTATAACCTGGGCAGCAGGAGGACTGGCAGAGTTCAGACTGGCAGCAGCGGGGGGGACGGGGGGCAGCAGGCATGGAGGACTTGAAGGTTGGAAGCCTTGGGGGTTAAGGCTAGAGAAGCCATAAATGGCTTGGCTAACTAATCCAAGTTAGCTCGTGGGTCAGCTGCACACACAGGTCACCAAAACTGAGGGCAGAACAGAGGGTCAGGATCTCAGAAAATGCCTGGGCTGCGTGGAAAGAACTCAGGAAAATCCACTTATCAAAGAGACATGACGAAGACTCAGCAAAACGGGCTCACAGAGCTGGACCAAAGGTGCAGAGTGAGCCAGGGTGAGAAGAGGGCTGGGGCTGCGGCTGCCCTGTCCAGCGCCGCCTCCCCACCATCACTTACCTTGATGGGCGTCAGGTGCTGGAAGTGGCGGTGAGGATGTGGGATCAGGCTTGGCGGGCAGTCCCACTGGCAAGCAGAGTAAACCCGGATCTCACTTTTCTGGTCAGTAGTCAGGAGCTGGGCTCCATCGGGACTGAAGTGAGCTGGCAAAGCGAAAAGCCCCTGAGCTCAAGGGACCCCAGGTGGGCCCTATCCTGGCCTGCAGGGGCACCTCCCTCCCACTGCTTCCTAGAGACAGGTGGCAGGGCCATGATCTGGGCCGTGAACAAACACCCAAGAGGCTCAGCGGCTGGGAGGGCGGCTAGAGACAGGAGGGCTCGGGACCTCGGCCTGGCCAACGCTGTGCGGGGTTAAGGCCTGGCTGAGTGGCTTCTACGCTTTGCGGGAAAGGCCCTGAAACGGCGGGTCGGCGGGGTCTGCAGGAAGGCCGAGGTCTGGTATATCACACCTGCGTTGACAGGATGCCTGTGCGGCAGCGAGTGGAGGAAGCTGGATTTCCCTCTAACCTGGCGCAGGTCCCAGATTTTCACCGTTTGATCTACGGAGGCTGTGGCCAGGAGCCAGTCACAGCACGGGTTCAGGGCCACATGGGTCACCTTCTTTTTGTGCATTCTCAGATTCCAAAGCTGCGGACGAGAGCTCGGTTCAGGCTGGGGTGCAGAACCGAGGCTGGGGGTTGGGAAGGGAAAGGGAGGGCCTGGGCTCGCGAGAACGCACCTCCCTGCCATCCATGTTCAGCAGGATCACGTGCCCCACATTGTCTCCCGTGACCACCACTCGGCTTTTGACAGATACGTCCAAGCTGCAGAACCAGACGCTGGAGGGAGAGATTGTGCTGTAAGACTCTTAGGGACAGAGGCAAGTTGCATTTATTCACTGTTGCAGCTCATGTCTCACACACAGCAGACAGTCAATAAATATCCGTTGAGTGAGTGAATATCTTGTCATGGACTCCCAGTGAGGAGCACTCAAGACTCGTCCACCATTCCGACAAAGGGTATGGGGGTGGTGGGGCTCAGAAACTTGTCCAGTTACTTCTAGGTTCAGGATCCTCATGTGGTAAGAGTCCCTGAAGCAGCCAAACCCAGAGCCGTAAGGCGAGTCCTCAAGTCCGGGCCTGCCCCCTGGAGCCCTGAGGAAGACTCagctgtttttttctctctccactctcCACCCTCTGGGTCAAAGGAGAGGACACTCCACACAGGGACTGCCCAACTCTTCCTCACTGCTGGCTGGAAAGGAACTCCTGCCCCCTTCTGAGCACTTAGGGGAAAAACCACACCAACTTGGAACTACCTGCTGTTTCTGTCCCTCAGACCACTTGATATGAAGGGACGGGTCAGGGTGGGGGGAACGTCAGGGATCCTGATACCCAGTCGGGAGAGCCCAGATTCACATTTTCCCCTCAAATCTCTGCTACCCTGCTTTCTGCATCCCTTGTAAACATCTTGCAGGAGGAGGGCTCCTTGTAGAAGAGTAAGGTCGCCTGTCACCTGTCCTGTTGCTCCTGTATTTCTTACCCCTGTGTGGCAGCCCAGTGCTAGGTAGAACCCCACACCCTCACACACTTGGGCAGAGTCATATCTCCGACTGAAAACCGAAGTGACAAGCATTTTGTAATTTCTCTAGCCACATGCTCTTGGGGAGTCCAAAGTGCTTTGTGGACATGATTCTATCCATTTCGGCTTCCATCAAGGAGCTGGCCAGGTCATTACACCCCAGTGAAAGCAGGGAATGGAGTCTTAAGGTCTTAGTTCCTGCTCCAGGCTTGAAGTAGTCTTTTAGACTAATAACACGTTGACTTGTCCAGTGAGAATCCAGGTCTAGTCGGATACAGGAAGGACTGACAGAAGAGCTGAGACTGTTCCCTTGCCGAGAAAAGCTGAGGTTCTAGAACCCATCCCTGAAACAGGAACCCACCTGGCCCAGAGGAATAGCAGCTAAAGAGTCAGAGGGAAGGGTGAAAAGGAGCTAATCCCTTTCTTCCCTGTGCCGGGTTTAGGGAAAAGAAATGGGATCCGGGTGCTCTCGCCACAACTACACCGAGAGCCTAGAAGCCCTTTCCCCTCTTGAGTTAAAACTACTCACTTGCAGGTGTCTGAGCTGGCAAAAACTCGGAGAGTGTTGCCTTTAAAATCTTGCAGCCTAGTCGTTCCCTCCATTGAGGAGGTGAAAAACTGGTTGGTATTGAGAGGGTTAAACTTCATCCCAGTGATGCTCCCTCCAGCTCCAATCTaacacaaggaagaaaaaagtcaGTGAGTGATACTGGCCCATGAACGGACAAAGCCTGGGCGCACATCCTCTGATTGGACACAAGAGCCATCCAGGCCACACTTGGGGCCGGGCCAGCTTGGATGCCTAGACACTAGGGTGCTCTCCACAGTACTGCTTCTTAAGGTTCTCATTTTACACTTTTTAACGAACATACAGTAAGTTGGTTGTTTCTGGTATACAGCTTTATGAA is a window encoding:
- the DDB2 gene encoding DNA damage-binding protein 2 isoform X4, whose amino-acid sequence is MAPRKRPENQKTPEVVVRPKSKRNRSPRELEPEAKKLCVKGPGSSRRFDSGLWAGLASLRVPPLCSSIVRALHQHKLGTAAWPSLQQGLQQSFLNSLASYRIFQKAAPFDRRATSLAWHPTHPSTLAVGSKGGDILLWNFGIKDKPTFIKGIGAGGSITGMKFNPLNTNQFFTSSMEGTTRLQDFKGNTLRVFASSDTCNVWFCSLDVSVKSRVVVTGDNVGHVILLNMDGRELWNLRMHKKKVTHVALNPCCDWLLATASVDQTVKIWDLRQVRGKSSFLHSLPHRHPVNAAHFSPDGAQLLTTDQKSEIRVYSACQWDCPPSLIPHPHRHFQHLTPIKVITFSFGARRMLGLRNERR
- the DDB2 gene encoding DNA damage-binding protein 2 isoform X2; the encoded protein is MAPRKRPENQKTPEVVVRPKSKRNRSPRELEPEAKKLCVKGPGSSRRFDSGLWAGLASLRVPPLCSSIVRALHQHKLGTAAWPSLQQGLQQSFLNSLASYRIFQKAAPFDRRATSLAWHPTHPSTLAVGSKGGDILLWNFGIKDKPTFIKGIGAGGSITGMKFNPLNTNQFFTSSMEGTTRLQDFKGNTLRVFASSDTCNVWFCSLDVSVKSRVVVTGDNVGHVILLNMDGRELWNLRMHKKKVTHVALNPCCDWLLATASVDQTVKIWDLRQVRGKSSFLHSLPHRHPVNAAHFSPDGAQLLTTDQKSEIRVYSACQWDCPPSLIPHPHRHFQHLTPIKASWHPRYNLIVVGRYPDPNFKSCSPHELRTIDVFDGSSGKIMYQLYDPESSGIMSLNEFNPMGDTLASVMGYHILVWSPEDAGTQK
- the DDB2 gene encoding DNA damage-binding protein 2 isoform X3, giving the protein MAPRKRPENQKTPEVVVRPKSKRNRSPRELEPEAKKLCVKGPGSSRRFDSGLWAGLASLRVPPLCSSIVRALHQHKLGTAAWPSLQQGLQQSFLNSLASYRIFQKAAPFDRRATSLAWHPTHPSTLAVGSKGGDILLWNFGIKDKPTFIKGIGAGGSITGMKFNPLNTNQFFTSSMEGTTRLQDFKGNTLRVFASSDTCNVWFCSLDVSVKSRVVVTGDNVGHVILLNMDGRELWNLRMHKKKVTHVALNPCCDWLLATASVDQTVKIWDLRQVRGKSSFLHSLPHRHPVNAAHFSPDGAQLLTTDQKSEIRVYSACQWDCPPSLIPHPHRHFQHLTPIKLNEFNPMGDTLASVMGYHILVWSPEDAGTQK
- the DDB2 gene encoding DNA damage-binding protein 2 isoform X1, which encodes MAPRKRPENQKTPEVVVRPKSKRNRSPRELEPEAKKLCVKGPGSSRRFDSGLWAGLASLRVPPLCSSIVRALHQHKLGTAAWPSLQQGLQQSFLNSLASYRIFQKAAPFDRRATSLAWHPTHPSTLAVGSKGGDILLWNFGIKDKPTFIKGIGAGGSITGMKFNPLNTNQFFTSSMEGTTRLQDFKGNTLRVFASSDTCNVWFCSLDVSVKSRVVVTGDNVGHVILLNMDGRELWNLRMHKKKVTHVALNPCCDWLLATASVDQTVKIWDLRQVRGKSSFLHSLPHRHPVNAAHFSPDGAQLLTTDQKSEIRVYSACQWDCPPSLIPHPHRHFQHLTPIKASWHPRYNLIVVGRYPDPNFKSCSPHELRTIDVFDGSSGKIMYQLYDPESSGIMSVRPGPSNNKWEEAGIQPHGSKMTNYSSHALLLLPPLPPHAHPLVSAAQ